The following coding sequences are from one Geothrix sp. window:
- a CDS encoding outer membrane beta-barrel protein: protein MHLSKVLLSGVLALALAGPARAGDTKYTASAGLLINQGNTVDLTRKTTGGYTVEAGALFNPENFGPKIQVYLGYAHIPAAEGTVDRPTFTLNSPRLGAELVYQPWDSQPFTVRVGPSFHIWKADQKGGDPSLYPADQHIKLGWRVGLGYDLSEHWAVSLNYTFTEWRSNPDLPVDATNPSRPSYFSLMGSYRF from the coding sequence ATGCACCTTTCCAAAGTCTTGCTTTCGGGCGTGCTGGCTCTGGCCCTGGCTGGCCCGGCCCGCGCCGGGGATACGAAGTACACGGCTTCCGCCGGGCTCCTCATCAACCAGGGGAACACGGTCGATCTCACCCGGAAGACCACTGGCGGCTACACCGTCGAGGCCGGGGCCCTGTTCAACCCGGAGAACTTCGGACCGAAGATCCAGGTCTATCTCGGCTATGCCCACATCCCCGCGGCTGAAGGAACGGTGGACCGGCCGACCTTCACGCTGAACAGCCCCCGGTTGGGCGCGGAGCTGGTCTACCAGCCCTGGGACTCGCAGCCCTTCACGGTGCGGGTGGGGCCCTCCTTCCACATCTGGAAGGCGGACCAGAAGGGGGGCGACCCGAGCCTCTACCCCGCCGATCAGCACATCAAGCTGGGCTGGCGCGTGGGGCTGGGGTATGACCTCTCCGAGCACTGGGCGGTATCCCTGAACTACACCTTCACCGAGTGGCGCAGCAATCCCGACCTGCCCGTGGATGCGACCAACCCCAGCCGGCCCTCCTATTTCAGCCTCATGGGATCCTACCGGTTCTAG
- a CDS encoding class II D-tagatose-bisphosphate aldolase, non-catalytic subunit, translated as MSELLRLREDCRAAAGRGIYSVCSAHPVVLRAALDQAREDASPVLIEATCNQVNQAGGYTGMTPADFKAFVETLAREAGLPGDRLILGGDHLGPNPWRNQPAAAAMAQAEALVDAYVSAGFHKIHLDASMRCADDPAVLPDAVIAERAGRLCLRAEQAHGRRGGGPPPVYVIGTEVPMPGGAVEEEAGLRPTAPSDVARTLDLSQATFARLGLESAWERVVALVVQPGVEFGEASVHDYDRGAAAPLTGAIARRLPWMYEAHSTDYQSPAALRQLVEDRFAILKVGPWLTFAFREAVFSLEQLARELQGRNPRYSCPPLAATLEAAMLREPGHWQDHHHGTAGEQAFARRFSLSDRSRYYWGDPAVREALEALFRTLEGPLPLELISQYRPREYDAVRAGIIRPSGRALAIHSVRRVLGHYAAACGLSMSVAQGGS; from the coding sequence GTGTCTGAGCTCCTCCGGCTCCGGGAGGACTGCCGCGCTGCGGCGGGGCGGGGCATTTACTCGGTCTGCTCGGCGCACCCGGTGGTCCTGCGGGCCGCCCTGGACCAGGCCCGGGAGGACGCCTCCCCGGTGCTGATCGAGGCCACCTGCAACCAGGTGAACCAGGCCGGCGGCTACACGGGCATGACGCCCGCGGACTTCAAGGCCTTCGTGGAGACCCTGGCCCGGGAGGCCGGCCTGCCCGGCGACCGGCTCATCCTGGGCGGCGACCACCTGGGCCCGAATCCCTGGCGGAATCAACCCGCCGCGGCCGCCATGGCGCAGGCCGAAGCGCTGGTGGATGCCTACGTCAGCGCGGGCTTCCACAAGATCCACCTGGACGCGAGCATGCGCTGCGCCGACGATCCCGCCGTCCTCCCCGACGCCGTCATCGCCGAACGCGCGGGGAGACTCTGCCTCCGGGCGGAGCAGGCCCATGGTCGCCGGGGCGGGGGGCCGCCACCGGTCTACGTCATCGGCACCGAAGTCCCGATGCCCGGCGGCGCGGTGGAAGAGGAGGCCGGCCTCCGGCCCACGGCGCCTTCGGACGTGGCCCGCACCCTGGATCTCAGCCAGGCCACCTTCGCCAGGCTCGGCCTCGAGTCGGCCTGGGAGCGGGTCGTGGCCCTGGTGGTCCAGCCCGGGGTCGAGTTCGGCGAGGCCAGCGTCCACGACTACGATCGAGGCGCCGCGGCGCCGCTGACCGGGGCCATCGCGCGCCGGCTGCCCTGGATGTACGAGGCTCACTCCACCGACTACCAGAGCCCCGCTGCCCTGCGCCAGCTGGTGGAGGATCGCTTCGCCATCCTCAAGGTTGGGCCCTGGCTCACCTTCGCCTTCCGGGAAGCCGTGTTCTCGCTGGAGCAGCTTGCCCGCGAGCTCCAGGGCCGGAACCCCCGCTACTCCTGCCCACCTCTGGCCGCGACGCTGGAAGCGGCCATGCTCCGGGAGCCCGGCCACTGGCAGGACCACCACCATGGCACGGCCGGCGAGCAGGCCTTCGCGCGGCGCTTCAGCCTGAGCGACCGCTCCCGGTACTACTGGGGCGATCCCGCCGTGAGGGAGGCCCTGGAGGCCCTGTTCCGGACGTTGGAAGGGCCGCTTCCGCTCGAGCTGATCAGCCAGTACCGGCCCCGCGAGTACGATGCGGTCCGCGCCGGGATCATCCGGCCCAGCGGCCGCGCCCTCGCCATCCACTCCGTCCGCAGGGTGCTGGGGCACTATGCCGCCGCCTGTGGCCTTTCCATGTCCGTGGCACAGGGAGGCTCATGA
- a CDS encoding class II fructose-bisphosphate aldolase codes for MPSRLPMREKLLEARDRRTALLATNFYNAETLRGILEAAAELRQPVILQLTRSSIDYLGLGLALAMGRAAIEQYGVEGWIHLDHATSLDLVERCLEAGFDSVMIDASEADFAQNVALTRKAVELARKTGANVEAELGFVAKLGQEADSGGMTDPDEAARFVHETGVDSLAVAIGTAHGFYKATPCLDLERLAAIQARTGVPLVLHGGSGVDETAIRAAVARGICKVNVATETKDAFVRGVKREIQATTDIDLRNIFPPAIRDVKDLIKQKLGMFMDGSGRV; via the coding sequence ATGCCTTCTAGACTGCCCATGCGGGAGAAGCTTCTCGAGGCGCGGGACCGCAGGACGGCCCTGCTCGCGACCAATTTCTACAACGCCGAGACGCTGCGCGGCATCCTGGAGGCGGCCGCGGAGCTGCGCCAGCCGGTCATCCTGCAGCTGACCCGGAGCTCCATCGACTACCTGGGCCTCGGCCTCGCGTTGGCCATGGGCCGGGCCGCCATCGAACAGTACGGCGTGGAAGGCTGGATCCACCTGGATCACGCCACCTCCCTGGATCTCGTCGAGCGGTGCCTCGAGGCCGGCTTCGATTCCGTCATGATCGATGCCAGCGAAGCGGACTTCGCCCAGAACGTGGCGCTCACCCGGAAGGCCGTGGAGCTGGCCCGGAAGACCGGCGCCAACGTGGAGGCGGAGCTGGGCTTCGTGGCCAAGCTGGGCCAGGAGGCGGACTCCGGCGGCATGACCGATCCCGACGAGGCCGCCCGGTTCGTGCACGAGACCGGCGTGGATTCGCTGGCGGTGGCCATCGGCACGGCCCACGGGTTCTACAAGGCCACACCCTGCCTCGACCTGGAGCGCCTGGCGGCGATCCAGGCGCGCACCGGCGTGCCCCTGGTGCTGCACGGCGGCTCCGGCGTGGACGAGACCGCCATCCGGGCCGCGGTCGCCCGGGGCATCTGCAAGGTCAACGTGGCCACCGAGACCAAGGACGCCTTCGTCCGGGGCGTGAAGCGCGAGATCCAGGCCACCACGGACATCGACCTGCGGAACATCTTCCCCCCCGCCATCCGGGACGTGAAGGATCTGATCAAGCAGAAGCTCGGCATGTTCATGGACGGCTCCGGGCGTGTCTGA
- a CDS encoding amidohydrolase family protein, translated as MTGFHPTGFRPLRRALGFCSLLALGAALQAQSAKAIPPDQLLLKDYRPHSIFKVPQTRIEKARFPTIDIHSHPYAETEAEVAAWVKTMDAVGIEKTVILFGSTGKTFDEATRKYRKYPARFELWCGIDFTGFDQPGFGPAALAELERCRRLGAVGVGEITDKGGGLNGNAGGMHLDDPRMDAILEKCADLGLPINVHVGEDQWMYEPQDQTNDGLMNAFEWKIPNRPDVLRHDQVIATLDRAVKKHPRTLFIACHLANCCHDLAILGAMLDKYPNLYADIGARYGETAPIPRQVARFLGRYQDRILYGTDMGMEAEMYRTTFRILESEDEHFYETELFGYHWPLYGFGLGEPVLRKLYADNARRVMARAQRP; from the coding sequence ATGACTGGATTCCATCCAACCGGGTTCAGGCCGCTGAGGCGGGCCCTCGGGTTCTGCTCGCTGCTCGCCCTTGGGGCGGCCCTCCAGGCCCAGTCAGCCAAGGCGATTCCTCCGGACCAGCTGCTGCTGAAGGACTACCGCCCCCATTCCATCTTCAAGGTGCCCCAGACCCGCATCGAGAAGGCCCGCTTCCCCACCATCGACATCCATTCCCATCCCTACGCGGAAACGGAGGCCGAGGTGGCAGCCTGGGTGAAGACCATGGATGCCGTGGGCATCGAAAAGACTGTGATCCTCTTCGGGAGCACGGGAAAGACCTTCGACGAGGCCACCCGGAAGTACAGGAAATACCCCGCGCGGTTCGAGCTCTGGTGCGGCATCGACTTCACCGGGTTCGATCAGCCGGGCTTCGGGCCCGCCGCCCTGGCGGAACTGGAGCGCTGCCGCCGCCTCGGGGCCGTGGGGGTGGGCGAGATCACGGACAAGGGCGGCGGGCTGAACGGCAACGCCGGCGGCATGCACCTCGACGATCCCCGCATGGACGCGATCCTGGAGAAGTGCGCGGACCTGGGCCTGCCCATCAACGTGCACGTGGGCGAGGACCAGTGGATGTACGAGCCCCAGGATCAGACCAACGACGGCCTGATGAATGCCTTCGAGTGGAAGATCCCCAACCGGCCCGACGTGCTCCGGCACGACCAGGTCATCGCGACCCTCGACCGCGCCGTGAAGAAGCATCCCCGGACCCTCTTCATCGCCTGCCACCTGGCCAACTGCTGCCACGACCTGGCCATCCTGGGCGCGATGCTGGACAAGTACCCGAACCTCTACGCCGACATCGGCGCCCGCTACGGCGAGACGGCCCCCATTCCGCGGCAGGTCGCCCGCTTCCTCGGTCGCTACCAGGACCGGATTCTCTACGGCACGGACATGGGGATGGAGGCCGAGATGTACCGCACCACCTTCCGGATCCTGGAATCCGAGGATGAGCACTTCTACGAGACCGAGCTGTTCGGCTACCACTGGCCCCTGTACGGCTTCGGCCTGGGCGAACCGGTGCTGAGGAAGCTGTACGCCGACAACGCCCGCCGCGTGATGGCCCGCGCCCAGCGCCCCTGA
- a CDS encoding glycoside hydrolase family 36 protein — protein sequence MQALRWMEGRRILAVAFGLLATALAARPPLRLVTPSAEFQVLPSGVITATRLQHGRRLSLADTMKGAGDAKVPVLDLGRAQRSAGGSHWEIPCLGSGSVSKTLVLEVREGHPGVLFAALRLTNPTAARQSTGELDVLRARFAKGRLWSFQGTSKGWGQDEVLRLRPGRSENRLGDMLAGGVGGGIPVIDFWNAASGEALGCLSADPCALPVQVAPDGRAAAAVAFPARNLAPGETWTSPWCFLAVHPGDFFEPVSLWSRLMAPSAWKPGAADAEAYEATWCSWGYGFDITPAQMLGVLPKLKELGLSWATLDDRWFDAYGDWKARSDTYPGDSLRAMVDQYHRAGIKVQLWWLPIAAEIANGKGESHQYRQSQVVRDHPDWLVLDEQGQPATMIRDLAVLDPSLPEVQAYFRDMAVAFIRDDGFDGFKMDNVFAVPPCFNPKHHHASPLESTQAAAEVYRQIQAAVHALKPGAVIQICPCGTTPAAAWLPWMDQAVTADPVGAVQVRRRIKLYKALLGPAAAVYGDHVELSVMKPLGKDDWLETGEDFASTLGAGGVPGTKFVWPPTGQVPRSGPVDLSPAKNAVWRRWLDLYREKRLSSGTFLNLYTLGVDRPEGYAIARDGRMHYGFFAAGAWKGRVELRGLEPGRHRVRDLVEGRDLGEVVAVRGRAPRLAVAFKDHLLLEVAP from the coding sequence ATGCAGGCGCTCCGCTGGATGGAAGGACGACGCATCCTGGCCGTGGCCTTCGGCCTGCTGGCCACGGCCCTGGCGGCCCGCCCGCCGCTCAGGCTGGTGACGCCCTCGGCGGAGTTCCAGGTGCTGCCCTCCGGCGTCATCACCGCCACCCGGCTCCAGCATGGACGGCGCCTTTCCCTTGCCGACACCATGAAGGGAGCCGGCGATGCCAAGGTCCCCGTCCTGGATCTGGGCCGGGCCCAGCGCTCCGCTGGGGGCAGCCACTGGGAGATCCCCTGCCTCGGCAGCGGGTCCGTGTCGAAGACCCTCGTCCTGGAGGTTCGGGAGGGCCATCCCGGGGTGCTCTTCGCCGCCCTGCGCCTGACCAATCCCACCGCCGCCAGGCAGAGCACCGGCGAGCTTGATGTCCTCCGGGCGCGGTTCGCGAAGGGTCGCCTGTGGTCCTTCCAGGGAACCAGCAAGGGGTGGGGCCAGGACGAGGTGCTGCGCCTCCGCCCCGGCCGCTCCGAGAACAGGCTGGGGGACATGCTCGCCGGCGGCGTCGGCGGCGGAATCCCCGTCATCGACTTCTGGAATGCCGCCAGCGGAGAGGCGCTGGGCTGCCTGTCCGCCGACCCCTGCGCCCTGCCGGTGCAGGTGGCACCGGATGGCCGCGCCGCCGCCGCCGTGGCCTTCCCGGCCCGGAACCTCGCACCCGGTGAGACCTGGACCTCCCCCTGGTGTTTCCTGGCGGTCCACCCGGGCGATTTCTTCGAACCGGTCAGCCTCTGGTCGCGGCTCATGGCGCCCTCGGCCTGGAAGCCCGGGGCGGCGGACGCCGAGGCCTACGAGGCCACCTGGTGCAGCTGGGGCTATGGCTTCGACATCACCCCGGCCCAGATGCTCGGTGTGCTGCCCAAGCTGAAAGAGCTGGGCCTCAGCTGGGCCACCCTGGATGACCGCTGGTTCGACGCCTACGGCGACTGGAAGGCCCGTTCGGACACCTACCCCGGCGACAGCCTGAGGGCGATGGTGGACCAGTACCACCGGGCCGGGATCAAGGTGCAGCTCTGGTGGCTGCCCATCGCCGCCGAGATCGCCAATGGCAAGGGCGAGTCCCACCAGTACCGCCAGTCCCAGGTGGTGCGCGACCATCCGGACTGGCTGGTGCTGGATGAACAGGGCCAACCCGCCACCATGATCCGCGACCTGGCGGTGCTGGATCCGTCCCTGCCGGAGGTCCAGGCGTACTTTCGGGACATGGCCGTGGCCTTCATCCGGGACGACGGGTTCGATGGCTTCAAGATGGACAACGTCTTCGCCGTTCCGCCCTGCTTCAATCCCAAACACCACCACGCCTCTCCCCTGGAATCCACGCAGGCCGCCGCCGAGGTCTACCGGCAGATCCAGGCGGCCGTCCATGCCTTGAAGCCCGGCGCGGTGATCCAGATCTGCCCCTGCGGGACCACGCCCGCCGCGGCCTGGCTGCCCTGGATGGACCAGGCCGTGACCGCCGATCCCGTGGGGGCGGTCCAGGTCCGGCGCCGCATCAAGCTCTATAAGGCCCTGCTGGGACCCGCCGCCGCCGTGTACGGGGACCACGTGGAGCTGAGCGTCATGAAGCCCCTCGGCAAGGACGACTGGCTGGAGACCGGCGAGGACTTCGCCTCCACCTTGGGCGCCGGTGGCGTGCCGGGCACCAAGTTCGTGTGGCCTCCCACGGGCCAGGTGCCCAGGTCCGGCCCCGTGGATCTCAGTCCGGCCAAGAACGCGGTCTGGCGGCGGTGGCTGGACCTCTACCGGGAGAAGCGCCTGTCCAGCGGCACCTTCCTGAACCTGTACACCCTGGGCGTGGACCGCCCGGAGGGCTACGCCATCGCCCGCGACGGCAGGATGCACTACGGGTTCTTCGCGGCGGGCGCCTGGAAGGGCCGGGTCGAGCTCCGGGGCCTGGAGCCCGGCCGCCATCGCGTGCGGGACCTCGTCGAAGGCCGGGACTTGGGCGAAGTGGTGGCCGTCCGGGGCAGGGCGCCGCGCCTGGCCGTGGCCTTCAAGGATCATCTGCTGCTGGAGGTGGCGCCATGA
- a CDS encoding DMT family transporter has protein sequence MNKPRWFLYTVITVLAWGLWGALIDTPAKAGFPETLGYIVWALTMIPPCLVALALVGWKVETDARSILYGGLAGFLGAGGQLILFKVLRLAPAYLVFPFVALSPLVTIVLAFIVSRERASLKGWIGIALALVAGILLAYTPPEGRAGAGLLWVGLALLVFLAWGFQGFVISHGNKSMRAESIFFYMTVTGLLLIPVAWFMTDFRQPIHWGFRGPWLAALIQVLNAVGALLLVYAFRYGRAIIVSPLINAGAPVVTILISLVLYRTMPLAIQGVGMAVAILATVLMALEEEVEAPAQG, from the coding sequence ATGAACAAGCCGCGCTGGTTCCTCTACACCGTCATCACGGTCCTGGCCTGGGGTCTGTGGGGGGCCCTCATCGACACGCCCGCCAAGGCCGGCTTCCCCGAGACCCTGGGCTACATCGTGTGGGCCCTCACCATGATCCCGCCCTGCCTGGTGGCCCTGGCCCTGGTGGGCTGGAAGGTGGAGACCGACGCGCGGTCGATCCTCTATGGCGGACTGGCCGGGTTCCTGGGCGCCGGGGGACAGCTGATCCTCTTCAAGGTGCTGCGCCTGGCGCCGGCCTACCTGGTGTTCCCCTTCGTCGCCCTCTCGCCCCTCGTGACCATCGTCCTCGCCTTCATCGTCTCCCGGGAGCGCGCCTCCCTCAAAGGCTGGATCGGCATCGCCCTGGCGCTGGTGGCCGGGATCCTGCTGGCCTACACGCCGCCGGAGGGTCGCGCCGGCGCGGGGCTGCTGTGGGTGGGCTTGGCCCTGCTGGTCTTCCTGGCCTGGGGTTTCCAGGGCTTCGTCATCTCCCACGGGAACAAGTCCATGCGGGCCGAGAGCATCTTCTTCTACATGACCGTGACGGGCCTCCTGCTGATCCCCGTGGCCTGGTTCATGACTGATTTCCGGCAGCCCATCCACTGGGGCTTCCGCGGTCCCTGGCTGGCCGCCCTGATCCAGGTGCTCAATGCCGTCGGGGCGCTGCTGCTGGTCTACGCCTTCCGGTACGGCCGGGCCATCATCGTGTCCCCGCTCATCAACGCCGGGGCGCCGGTGGTCACCATCCTCATCTCGCTCGTCCTCTACCGGACGATGCCCCTGGCCATCCAGGGCGTGGGCATGGCCGTGGCCATCCTCGCCACGGTGCTCATGGCCCTGGAGGAGGAAGTCGAAGCCCCCGCGCAGGGGTAA
- a CDS encoding carbohydrate kinase family protein — protein MESNFDVLVVGELNVDLILNGLPRMPEVGKEILAEAMTLTLGSSSAIFASNLSSIGAKVAFLGKVGEDLFGDLAVNSLRDKKVYAAMIRRTSDHATGATIVLNRGEDRAMVTYMGAMAHLTLADIQVDRLRTSRHMHFASAFLQPGLRGDVGNLFRRAKECGLTTSFDPQWDPAEAWDLDLPDILPYVDVFLPNEQELLNLTRKPDVETALDSLRPFAHTVVVKQGNQGAQAMADGRILSCPPFLNRDVVDAIGAGDSFDAGFVSCFIEGKSLEECLRFGNLMGAISTTAAGGTGAFTDRAGLQAIAKERFNHAF, from the coding sequence ATGGAATCCAACTTTGATGTGCTGGTCGTCGGCGAACTCAACGTCGATTTGATCCTGAACGGCCTCCCCCGAATGCCGGAGGTCGGCAAGGAGATCCTGGCGGAAGCCATGACGCTCACGCTCGGCAGCTCCTCCGCCATCTTCGCCAGCAACCTGAGCAGCATCGGCGCCAAGGTCGCCTTCCTGGGCAAGGTGGGCGAAGACCTGTTCGGCGACCTGGCCGTGAACAGCCTCCGTGACAAGAAGGTCTATGCGGCCATGATCCGCCGGACCTCCGATCACGCCACGGGTGCCACCATCGTCCTCAACCGGGGCGAGGACCGGGCCATGGTCACCTACATGGGGGCGATGGCCCACCTCACGCTTGCCGACATCCAGGTCGACCGGCTGCGCACCTCCCGCCACATGCACTTCGCCTCCGCGTTCCTCCAGCCGGGGCTGCGGGGCGACGTGGGGAACCTGTTCCGGCGGGCGAAGGAGTGTGGTCTCACCACGTCCTTCGATCCCCAGTGGGATCCGGCGGAAGCCTGGGATCTCGACCTGCCCGACATCCTCCCCTACGTGGACGTCTTCCTGCCCAATGAGCAGGAGCTCCTGAACCTGACCCGGAAGCCGGATGTCGAAACGGCCCTGGACTCGCTGCGCCCCTTCGCGCATACCGTGGTGGTGAAACAGGGGAACCAGGGCGCCCAGGCCATGGCGGACGGCAGGATCCTGTCCTGCCCGCCCTTCCTGAACCGGGACGTGGTGGACGCCATCGGCGCCGGGGACAGCTTCGACGCCGGGTTCGTCTCCTGTTTCATCGAAGGGAAGAGCCTGGAGGAGTGCCTGCGCTTCGGCAACCTCATGGGGGCCATCTCCACCACCGCCGCCGGAGGCACCGGGGCGTTCACCGACCGGGCGGGCCTCCAGGCCATCGCCAAGGAGCGCTTCAACCATGCCTTCTAG
- a CDS encoding SIS domain-containing protein — protein MSAAFSTFAPPSRPSLGAVHTIPEILGQPALWQATWEGLRWEAKDLKAFMTEALQASDREVVLTGAGSSAFIGELLQGCYSRRLKRCVRAVPTTDIVTNPEECFAQDVPTLLISFGRSGNSPESIAALDRADECLSDVRHLIITCNPGGDLAKHPTKHPRAVFVLPPAADDKGLAMTGSFTSMALAGMLMADLDCLEYQGSRVRLMAAAAERLLSSEGGRFRELARLGVRRAIFLGAGALKGAARECHLKVQELTNGSVMCSYDSFLGFRHGPKAAIDAETLVVFLFSGRPGQKAYEQDLVKEIRDGNLGCFRLGVGAGLAPHEGPEATITLDEEGLLRDEERAICGVLVAQVLGVELSIAQGLSPDNPSPCGSISRVVQGVTIYPRAHDPL, from the coding sequence ATGAGCGCCGCGTTTTCGACTTTCGCCCCACCGTCACGACCCTCCCTCGGCGCGGTCCACACCATTCCGGAAATCCTCGGGCAGCCGGCGCTCTGGCAGGCCACCTGGGAGGGGCTCCGCTGGGAAGCGAAGGACCTGAAGGCGTTCATGACCGAAGCGCTCCAGGCCTCCGACCGGGAAGTGGTGCTGACGGGGGCTGGCTCCTCCGCCTTCATTGGAGAGCTGCTCCAGGGCTGCTACAGCCGCCGCCTGAAGCGCTGCGTGCGGGCCGTTCCGACCACGGACATCGTGACCAATCCCGAGGAGTGCTTCGCCCAGGATGTCCCGACCCTGCTCATCTCCTTCGGCCGGTCGGGCAACAGCCCCGAGAGCATCGCGGCCCTCGACCGGGCGGACGAGTGCCTCAGCGACGTGAGGCACCTGATCATCACCTGCAACCCCGGCGGAGACCTCGCGAAGCATCCGACGAAGCACCCCCGCGCCGTCTTCGTCCTGCCCCCGGCGGCCGATGACAAGGGCCTGGCCATGACCGGCAGCTTCACCAGCATGGCCCTGGCCGGAATGCTGATGGCCGACCTGGATTGCCTGGAGTACCAGGGTTCCCGCGTCCGGCTCATGGCCGCCGCGGCCGAGCGCCTCCTTTCCAGCGAGGGCGGACGGTTCCGCGAGCTGGCCCGGCTGGGCGTCCGCCGAGCCATCTTCCTCGGGGCCGGGGCCCTGAAGGGGGCCGCGCGGGAGTGCCACCTCAAGGTCCAGGAACTCACGAACGGATCCGTGATGTGCTCCTACGATTCCTTCCTGGGATTCCGGCACGGCCCCAAGGCCGCCATCGATGCGGAGACCCTCGTCGTCTTCCTCTTCTCGGGCCGGCCCGGCCAGAAAGCCTATGAGCAGGACCTCGTGAAAGAGATTCGGGATGGAAACCTGGGCTGCTTCCGCCTGGGCGTGGGCGCGGGCCTCGCGCCCCATGAGGGCCCCGAGGCCACCATCACCCTCGACGAGGAGGGCCTGCTCCGCGACGAGGAGCGGGCCATCTGCGGCGTCCTGGTGGCGCAGGTCCTCGGGGTGGAGCTCTCCATCGCGCAGGGGCTCAGCCCCGACAACCCCTCACCCTGCGGCAGCATCTCCCGCGTCGTGCAGGGCGTCACGATCTACCCCCGGGCCCACGATCCCCTTTGA